The DNA segment CACGTGTTGTCAGGCATGCCCGGCACCTATCGCAAGGATCCGGATTATTTCACCTTGTATGTCGGCAACCATATTTTGGGCGGCGGCAGCCTAGTGTCGAAATTGTTTGATGAGGTGCGGGAAAAGCGCGGCTTGGCTTATAGCGCGTCCAGCCAGTTCACGCCGTTGTACCGGGAGGGGCCATTCATCGTGAGCCTGCAAACCCGTAACGACCAGACCGGCCAAGCCATTGAGGTGATGAACGCTACGCTGAATGACTTCATCAAAAACGGCCCGACCGAGGCCGAGTTACAGGCGGCGAAGAAAAACATTACCGGCGGTTTTGCCCTGCGCACCGACAACAACAGCAAGCTGACCGAATACGTGACCATGATCGGCTTTTATCAACAGCCGCTGGATTATCTGGACCAGTTTCCGGCCAAGGTCGAAGCAGTGACGGTGGCGGACATCAAGGATGCCTTTCAACGCCGGATACGGCCTGAATGGCTGCAAACCGTCACGGTTGGTGGTGGCAACTAACGGATGAGTAGCAAGCTGCGTATCATCGGCGGCGAATGGCGCAGCCGGGTCATCGTTTTCGACGATGCGCCGGGGTTGCGGCCCACGCCGTCGCGGGTCAGGGAAACCTTGTTCAATTGGTTGCAAGCCGATGTGATGGGTAGCCGCTGTCTGGATTTATTTGCCGGCAGCGGCGCCTTGGGTTTCGAGGCTGCTTCCCGTGGCGCCCGCCGCGTGGTGCAGGTGGAAAATAATCCCAAGACTTGCCAAAAGCTCGGAGAAAATTGCCGGGCGTTGGCGGCGGAAAATGTTGCAGTCGTGCAAATGGATGTAGCTCGGTTTATTCAAAACCGCGGCGAACCCTTCGATTTGATCTTTTTGGATCCGCCGTTTGGGCAAGGCCTGATTCAACCGACCTGCCGGCAGCTGGCCGAGACTGGCTTGCTGGCAGCCTACGGCAAAATCTACATCGAAGCCGAGCGCTCATTGGTACTCGACGGCCTGCCGGCCGATTGGCGCTTGTTGAAACATAAAGTCGCCGGCGATGTCAGTTACAACTTGTTTCAACGTCAATAGGCAGTCAACAAGGACGGCAATCTTTTTTTAGCCACGAGGCAAGCCTATTGCCGACTGCTTTTATTGGGCGGATGCTTTAAAATCCGCCCTCCCACAATTTAACTATTCACATGCAAATCACCGCAATTTATCCGGGAACCTTCGACCCGATTACCAATGGCCACCTCGATCTGATTCACAGAGCGTCGCGGCTGTATGACAACATTATCGTCGCCGTGGCCGAAAGTCGCGGGAAGCAACCTCTGTTTACGCTGGAAGAGCGGGTAAGTTTGATCGAAGGCGTGGTCGGCGAATTTTCCAATGTACAAGTTATCGGCTTTAATAATTTGTTGGTTGAGTGCTCCAAGCAGCATGGGGCTAGTGTCATTATTCGAGGCTTACGAGCGGTATCGGATTTTGAATACGAATTTCAATTGGCGGGCATGAACCGCAGGTTGGCGCCGAATATCGAAACCGTGTTTTTGACGCCGGCCGAACAATACGAATTTATTTCTTCCAGCATGATCCGGGAAATCGCCAAGTTAAATGGCGACGTATCGAGTTTCGTGCCGGAAAGCGTAAGACAACAGTTAATCAGTAAATTTAGATCGGAGTAAATGATGGCCCTTATTATTAGCGATGAATGCATCAATTGTGATGTTTGTGAACCGGAATGCCCTAATGGCGCCATTTCCCAAGGGCAGGATATTTATGTGATTAATCCCGATCTATGCACCGAGTGCGTCGGACACCATGACAAGCCGCAATGCATGGAGGTGTGTCCGGTCGATTGTATTAGCAAGGATCCCGATCATGTCGAAAATCAGGCCGGTTTGCACGAAAAGTATCTGCGTCTGACTCGCTGATTGCTTTTGGTTGAGGATTTGGTTGGAAATAATTTCCCTGAATTCATTGGGGCGAACGAATTCGCCCCTTGTACAGGGCATTCGAATATCGGTAACTGAAAAGGGAGGTTTGGGGGGATAAATTCATGCCCTAATTGCCATTATCGTTAATCGGCCATTTAGACAATGGTTAGTGATTCGCGCTGAATCAATCCCAAATGCGATTGATTGGTCAGAAGCGTGGTATCGGCAAGCCGCTATGCGTTACAATTAGTTACATTTCAATCCCGCTGCCTTGATCAGCGGCAAAGTTTCCCTTCTTTAATCCCAACCCACGAGACCATCATGCCAGAAAATATTTCCAATAACGCCCTGATCCTTGCCTTGCTATCGTTAAACGGCGAAATTGCTATTCAAAAAGATTATCTGGAGTCGGGAGAAATCGCCGATGAGGAGATTGAGGATGAGCAAGAAGTCCTGGAAGACCTGGAGCAAGCATTTATGGAATTTGTCGATTTCTATAAGGCGCGCACCAAAGCCGACCAATCCTTGCCTAGCCTGGAAGAGTTGCTGGCCGGCGAAGCCTAATTTTGACGGCCTGGTGTATCTCGAGCATGCGCGCATCGAGGTATGCCGGCGCCTTGTATCAGTTTGTCTTATATCAGGGCTTGCCGTCGCTCAAACCGCAAACAGGTTGCAAGCATATGACACCGCCTTTATCGGTGCCGCTCCGTGCGGTACTAATGCTTTTAGCCTGAATTCTTAACCGGCTTTATCTAAAAAATTGAGTCGAAATGCCTAGATTAATCGCCTGTCTTGAATTACATCAATCCATCCCGACGTCATGAAATATAAAGATCTGAGAGATTTTATCCAGCAATTGGAAAAGCAAGGGGAGCTTAAGCGGATAAAGGCCGAGGTCGATCCGCTGCTGGAGATGACGGTGATTTGCGACCGGGTGCTGAAACAGGGTGGCCCGGCGCTGTTGTTCGAGAACGTCAAAGGTTCCAATATCGCCGTGCTCGGCAATCTGTTCGGCACGCCCAAGCGGGTGGCGATGGGGATGGGCGCCAAGGATGTTTCCGAACTGCGCGGCATCGGCGAACTATTGGCCTATTTGAAGGAACCGGAGCCGCCTAAAGGCATGAAGGATGCGATGGAAAAGCTGCCGGTGTTCAAGCAGGTGTTGAATATGGCTCCCAAGCTTATTAATTCGCCGCCCTGTCAGGAGGTGATCCGTATAGGCGACGAAATCGATCTGGCCGACTACCCGATTCAGACCTGCTGGCCGGAAGACGCCGCGCCGCTGATTACCTGGCCACTGGTGATCACCAAGGGGCCAAACAAGGACCGGCAAAATCTGGGCATTTATCGCCAACAGGTGATAGGCAAAAACAAAGTCATTATGCGCTGGCTGGCGCATCGCGGCGGCGCGCTGGACTTCAAGGAATGGCAGGAAAAACATCGGGGTAAGCCGTTTCCAGTCGCAGTGGCCTTGGGCGCC comes from the Methylomonas sp. LL1 genome and includes:
- the rsmD gene encoding 16S rRNA (guanine(966)-N(2))-methyltransferase RsmD produces the protein MSSKLRIIGGEWRSRVIVFDDAPGLRPTPSRVRETLFNWLQADVMGSRCLDLFAGSGALGFEAASRGARRVVQVENNPKTCQKLGENCRALAAENVAVVQMDVARFIQNRGEPFDLIFLDPPFGQGLIQPTCRQLAETGLLAAYGKIYIEAERSLVLDGLPADWRLLKHKVAGDVSYNLFQRQ
- the coaD gene encoding pantetheine-phosphate adenylyltransferase, producing the protein MQITAIYPGTFDPITNGHLDLIHRASRLYDNIIVAVAESRGKQPLFTLEERVSLIEGVVGEFSNVQVIGFNNLLVECSKQHGASVIIRGLRAVSDFEYEFQLAGMNRRLAPNIETVFLTPAEQYEFISSSMIREIAKLNGDVSSFVPESVRQQLISKFRSE
- a CDS encoding YfhL family 4Fe-4S dicluster ferredoxin, which translates into the protein MALIISDECINCDVCEPECPNGAISQGQDIYVINPDLCTECVGHHDKPQCMEVCPVDCISKDPDHVENQAGLHEKYLRLTR